The following nucleotide sequence is from Salvia splendens isolate huo1 chromosome 2, SspV2, whole genome shotgun sequence.
AGGGAGACTTGGTGAACTTCTGCTGGAAGGCATCGCTGAGGTTATGGGCGGGGTCGGTGGAGATGATGAGCACAGACTCCCGCACGGTCGCGAGCAAAATCGAGACGATAGAGCTGCACGTGGTTTTGCCGACGCCGCCTTTCCCGCCGACGAAAATCCACTTCAATGAATCCTGCTCCAGTACGTTCTTCACCGTCCCTTCCAGCAACTCTGCGTTGGACCCCATCGATCGATATCTGCCAATTCAGTAGCAATTTGGCTGCTTGGTATGCTTgttcttgaattttttttctcgCGTTGTTTGGGGAATTTATACGAACAGTTGGAGTCCAATTAAAGGTCGGATTCTTTTTGTCTTCTTAACTTCTGTTCAAAGTATATCAACTTTAATTTATTTGCGATTAAGCCCAATTACAGTAAAAAGGAGGAATGGAAAAGAAGATAatgattttcaatttctttaTTATCTATACTACTTAAAAAAATGACAATtggttgaaaatatatttttatcttttttggaCGGAAAATAGAAAGGTGATTGTgtaattctttattttctttttttattttacatcttttaaaattctaaaattctaTTGGACCAAATGATTGTCCAATGTAATTACAGACAATAGTTTCCCAAACAAGATTGAAATCTACATAAATTCAATCTACAAATAGAACCAAATCAATTTAACAGCATCCATAGTAAGGCGGACGATAGTCCGCTCGAGCCATTGTAGCCATGCGGATTATGctcgatgcatcgtccgcgccctttACATtgtccgcggtatcgtccgccccactgtgggtcacgcggacgatgcaacgcgttttcctttttttttcaaaatttttatctatttaaacctcTCATTTATCTTCTATTTCCCACCCCAAtaattctctctcatctctcactttccccacacaccaatatttcactcccaatctttctcactgaaaaaaatgaaacccggcgacgactggagtacctcggagggcaTTACTCGGGCCTTGACTCGGGCCTTATTCGATTGCGTTCATGTGGCTGCGGCGGAATGCTTAACCGAAATGGAGCGCGAAGCGGCGGAGCAGGTCCAGGCGGTGCGGATCCCACGTTcgattcgacgtcggacgtttgtccGCCGCGAGCACGACGTAGCTTACCAACGTCTGTTCGCAGACTATTTTaacgagcaaccacggtggggcccgacaGTTTTTTACCGCCGTTTTAGAATGCGGCGAGATCTTTTTCTCAACATTGTCCAAACGTTGGaggcacgtgatgaatacttccagtatcgggaagatggcatcggcagacccggacttacgccgttgcagaagtgcacggttgcgctCCGACAGTTGGCCTATGGAACCACaacggacatgttcgacgagtaccttcacgtcggggagacaactggccgcgagtgcttgaagaatttttgtaggggagttgtggaggcttataGCAACACctatttgcgaaagccgactgcTGAGGATTGTCAggccctgatgaagatgcacgagacggcgcacggctttcctagaatgctagggagcatcgattgtatgcactgggagtggaagaattgttcgacggcgtggagaggccaatttaccagtggatacaagggcagccacccgacgatgatcctcgaagccgtcgctgaccatcggctctgtatctggcatgcttacttcggtgtagcagggtcgaacaacgacatcaacgtcctcaactcatccaacctcttcaccgagcaatgcaatggcaacagCCCGACCATCGacttcactgccaacagacgccaatatcATAtgaggtactacttggccgatggcatatacccgaggtggcctgtttttttgaagacgatcagctgcccaatgggtgagaagagaATTTTATtcgcgcaaaagcaggaggttgcgcggaaggatgtggagcgggcatttggtgtgctccaagcgcggtgggaAATAGTGAAGGGTCCGGCGCGGTTCTGGTACAAGgacgtcatcgccgatgtcatgtatgcgtgcatcatcttgcataacatgatagtcgaatacgaaggtggaagagtcaccgattggggcgatggtgaaggtggatctagctccagcacggcgGCCCCACCCCacgttcgaggattaccgatgggcttcaatgaggttctatctagacaggcctcaatgcgcaaccaacaagaccatgctcatgaatgacatgattgaagaagtttgggaccgtaaccgccgttgagaatttgtagtttttttatttcgtagtgtaatgtttgaattttaatgaaatgaactttttttttccaatttttgtagtgttttacatattcaaataaataaaatgcttagggcggactatagggcatcccactgcaggtggaagggtaagAGGATGAAACGCTGATATGGCGGAgcatagggcgccctatagggcggactataggcgccccattgtggatgccctaaaaaataaaactacaacACACTACAATCGCCGGTGTCGGAAGGAGAGCCGACGAGACTTAGCGGTAGAACAATGAGGAAGGACGGTGGCGAGCCGCGACGGATGACGAAGGCGGCGAACAGCGGCTGGGCGAGCTATGCAGGGTGGCGGGTTTGGAGGAAGCAAGTGGGCGGCGAATCACGGCGGTGGACGGCGAGGCAAGCCGTGCTAACGAAGTGTGCCTTCGAGGCAGGCGACGCGGGCGGTGGCGCATGgcggggagagagagagagggagaggggggAGGCAGCTGCACATGGCGGCGAATCACGACGGCACATGGCGGCGCATGAAGGAGGCAGGAGGCGGGAGGCAGGCGGCGACGGAAGGAGTAGGATACCgttgagggagagagagaggaatgATTTAGGGTTTCATGGAGTATTAGTTATTGTATATTGATTGGGCATGTAATTTGGATTCTAATAGTGTAgtgtagtatataaataatgtttttttaattaaaaactagaATTTATGTTAaactctattattattattattattacactAGCTCTAATTTAgactttaatttattgtactttgtatatattttaaaaatcaaattaaatttgtatattaatttcttgaatattttttattactctttggtatattaaacatatttttagaatttttagaatttgaaatgtttcatttattaggaagtactccttccgtctcgctttaggagtcccagttGAGTCGGatacatgttttaagaaagtaTTTGAGTgggtaataaataaataaatgttgtagtggatgttgGGATCCACTTTTAATTgaatgtgtaataaataaatattgtagtgGATGTTAGGACCcacttttaataattttttacttactttgtaggcattttttattactttatcccaaccgggactcctaaagcggaaTGCCGAAATTGAttaaccgggactcctaaagcaggacggagggagtattaatttgcCATTCAATTAAATTGGTGGTTCAAGTTTTAGATTTAATAGAATTCAGTCAACAAAATTCGGTAGTTTCATATCAAATAAGTcataggagtataaaataacaTAAGAAAACGAGAAGTATTAGATTAGCAAGGAAAATTTACATTTATGTATACGTATTTGCATAAAATCTTCGGACTCAGTAGAGGGAGTTATAAGTGTAACAAGTAGCTACAATGGAGGAGATACAGATCAACAATGAGGGCAGCAGAGTTGCATTCAATAGCTTATTCATGCCCCCGTACCCGGCCAGCGTAATCGCCCCATCGGCCACCACCCGAGCCAGAGTTCCCGCTTCCGTCGACAGCAGTCCCCCATTGTACGTCCCTCTCTTAAGCCGTGACGACATCACCCGCGATAACAGTGACAGGTTAACACCTAGCAGAGCAAGGGAAATTAACAAATTCAACAATTGAACATCCCTACATGCGACGACCTCTATTGCCAAATGATTTCACATAGGAGGTCCGGTGCTTACTGCTTACCTTCGAGAACTTCAGCAGCTACGAATGTGAGTAGAGCCGAGCAGACATACTGTGGAACGGAATACGGGATTATTACTTGGAAGCTGAAGATGATGCCAATGCATACCATGATCTCCGCTGCCAGTAAAACTTGTCTGTATTCGATGGAAACATTTTAGGCGCATCTGTGTAGCGAACGGAGTAGGAAAATGTCGAGTTATATACCTTTCCTCAAACACATTGCTGAGGTAGCTCCCAACGAGAACGTTCACTGGGAGGACAGTTAGTCCGAGGCAGGCGAGGAAACTAGCTACTTTGCCCGATGACCAAATGAAGTAGTACGAGGTGATCACGCTCGATTCAGCCAGCAAAACCTCCATTGCATACTTGAGCATGAAGTATATTAGCAACTGTACCTGATCAGACACGAAGAGTGTGTTTTAGATACACGATCTATGTGGAAATGCCAACGCGAAGAGGTGCACGGACCTTAACGGAAGGTGTAAGCAGTTTATATGCAGACACAATGGATGTCACAGGTTGATGGCTTTCCTCTGCTTCCTCATTGTTGTTgaattcttcatcatcatcctcaTTGTCTTCGTCGTTGTGGCCGTCGTTCTGCTTCTCTATCAACAGCTCGGATACAGAATTTTCTAAAGCACCATTTTCCAGCCCTACAACACAAGATGCAACGGATCAACTTTGAATAGGAAGGTTTAAAAGCCAAGTTGTCCAATTTAGATACCATTGCTCGTCTCCCTCCGCGTAGGAGGATTTAGCTTGTTGTCGTTGCAAGGCTCTCGAAACGAAATACACAGCCAGAGTAGATAGACTAGCCATGCCAGAGCCATTACCCAACCAGGCAGAGTATTTTCATTCAATGTAATCCAGAAAATCGTACGGTCGGTCTGGAACAAGGCGGCGAGAGCCGGGCCGCACGCCATTCCAAGAGCGCTTGCGCTGACAAAACCAGCAGAAGCCTTCATACGCATCTTTATAGGAACACAATCACTGATGTAACGACGATTAACAGCCCTCGCTGACCCCAATCTGAAACCAGTAGTGTTGCAAACATTTAAATGGTATTCCAAATCATCATTCACATTTTGATTCGATTTTCAGTTCTCACCCGCAAAACACACGGCCGATAAAAAGCACATGTATCGAGTTGAGGTCATAAGCAAGAGCGTATAAGGTGTTCCCGATGAACAGGACAATGCTGCTGAAGATGAGAGGTTTCAAATATGACTTATTCGACCAAGCACTGAAATATACTGATGAGAAAACCTGTGCAACGGCCATCGAACCTATGACAGCTCCACAAGTCGTCGCTGCAGCTCCAAGGCTCAACGAGTAGCTGTCTGCTGTCGGAACGATGATGTATGTATTCACCATGTACAAAAATGTGTTCACCAAATTGAGAAGAAGTGACATGAAATGATATCGTTCGTCAACATCATTGTCTGCAGTCGTTGTTGGTTCCTCCTCTGGAATAAGCGCGTGTTTCCCTATATACTGAAGGAAATCTGTCGTATTTGACAAACGATCGACTGCTGCTTTGATAGACTCGATAGTAGGATCCTGCACAAGACAAACAAGTAAGGAAAAAACTTCAAATCTTTACTAAGCACATTGTCAATATGACAGAAGTCGCGATAGATATTGAAGGACGAGAGGTAAAAACCAGGAGGGACAGAGCAGGTTGATCGTAGATCGAGATATAGGTCCCCTGGTGGTCTTTGAGATCTGCAAGGTGGCGAGATAAGGTACCAACGACAGCTGAGATTCCCTGCACGTGTAGTTCGGATATAGTATAtcaaataaaaatgaagtgatGCGTTCACCACCTTAAAAAGCCCTTATTCTGTTCGTCTTACCACGTGCTTAAACACCTGTTTAAGCTGAGAATACGGATGACTCGCGCGAGTCTTGACATAGTGATTAGTGAACTTATAACCGAACCTCTTATCAAACTTCTTCAATATCTTGCGAAGTCCAATGGCGTTCAGTTCTACAAAATGCAAGAGTTTTAGAAGCTCCTCCCCCACAACTCTATATGATTC
It contains:
- the LOC121760061 gene encoding SPX domain-containing membrane protein At4g22990-like, which translates into the protein MVAFGKKLKQLQIQEWESFYINYKLMKKKVNQYARQIEVSEHNREYVLKDFSRVLDSQIEKTVLFLLEQEGRLASRLSVLGEQHDALVQHDAAAMIPELQESYRVVGEELLKLLHFVELNAIGLRKILKKFDKRFGYKFTNHYVKTRASHPYSQLKQVFKHVGISAVVGTLSRHLADLKDHQGTYISIYDQPALSLLDPTIESIKAAVDRLSNTTDFLQYIGKHALIPEEEPTTTADNDVDERYHFMSLLLNLVNTFLYMVNTYIIVPTADSYSLSLGAAATTCGAVIGSMAVAQVFSSVYFSAWSNKSYLKPLIFSSIVLFIGNTLYALAYDLNSIHVLFIGRVFCGLGSARAVNRRYISDCVPIKMRMKASAGFVSASALGMACGPALAALFQTDRTIFWITLNENTLPGWVMALAWLVYLLWLCISFREPCNDNKLNPPTRRETSNGLENGALENSVSELLIEKQNDGHNDEDNEDDDEEFNNNEEAEESHQPVTSIVSAYKLLTPSVKVQLLIYFMLKYAMEVLLAESSVITSYYFIWSSGKVASFLACLGLTVLPVNVLVGSYLSNVFEERQVLLAAEIMVCIGIIFSFQVIIPYSVPQYVCSALLTFVAAEVLEGVNLSLLSRVMSSRLKRGTYNGGLLSTEAGTLARVVADGAITLAGYGGMNKLLNATLLPSLLICISSIVATCYTYNSLY